A single region of the Pseudomonas sp. B21-023 genome encodes:
- a CDS encoding BCCT family transporter, with amino-acid sequence MSSASLTKPPAERVRVNHVVFFTSALMILVLTALLIAVPDIAGQVLGVAQKWLTRTFGWYYMLVICGYLLFVVYLAFSDFGKLKLGGKDDTPDFSYGAWAGMLFSSGIGISLLYFGASEPLDHYFNPPEGTPASLEAARQGLQLTFLHWGLHGWAIYALVGLAVGYFAYRHNQPLALRSALYPLVGERWVKGGAGHAVDIFGMFVTLLGLVTNLGIGSMQVASGLEYLFGMDHSKTNLLVVILVMAGVATVAAVSGVENGIRRLSNLNILLFSGLLIFVLLAGNTLHLLNGFVQNVGDYLNGVVLKTFDLYVYEGDNDKSERWLGLWTVFYWAWWISWGPFVGMFIARISKGRTVRQLVSGVLLIPLGFTLAWLSIFGNTALDLVINQGAVELGKTALEQPSMSIYQLLEYFPAAKIVIGVAVFVGFVLFLTPADSGAVMMANLSCKGGKVDEDAPHWMVVFWSVVITLVTIGLLFAGNFEAMQTMVVLAGLPFSVVLVLFMFGLMKAMKQDVAVESERAELAARGRRGFSERLSQLDLQPTQAVVQRFMDKQVSPALKEAAEQLRTLGFEVETRVGQSRNMMGLRVMMEEGNPFVYEASLDGYLAAPSEAPVEGEPEVQQRFYRAEVYLHDGSQEYDLMGFTREQIVRDVLDQFESHRQLLGRVYS; translated from the coding sequence ATGAGTTCTGCTTCCCTGACAAAGCCCCCCGCCGAGCGGGTACGGGTCAACCACGTGGTGTTTTTCACCTCGGCGCTGATGATCCTTGTTCTGACTGCCTTGCTGATCGCTGTACCCGATATCGCCGGCCAGGTGCTTGGCGTCGCCCAGAAGTGGCTGACGCGCACCTTTGGCTGGTACTACATGCTGGTGATCTGCGGTTACCTGCTGTTCGTCGTCTACCTGGCATTTTCCGACTTCGGCAAGCTCAAGCTGGGCGGCAAGGACGACACCCCGGACTTCAGCTACGGCGCCTGGGCCGGCATGCTGTTCTCCTCCGGTATCGGTATCTCGCTGCTGTACTTCGGCGCTTCCGAGCCGCTGGACCACTACTTCAACCCACCGGAAGGTACGCCTGCCAGCCTCGAGGCCGCGCGCCAGGGCCTGCAACTGACCTTCCTGCACTGGGGCCTGCACGGCTGGGCGATCTACGCCCTGGTCGGCCTGGCCGTGGGTTACTTCGCCTACCGTCACAACCAGCCGCTGGCACTGCGCTCGGCGCTCTACCCGCTGGTCGGTGAGCGTTGGGTCAAGGGTGGCGCGGGCCATGCCGTGGACATCTTCGGCATGTTCGTCACCCTGCTGGGCCTGGTGACCAATCTGGGCATCGGCTCGATGCAGGTGGCCTCGGGCCTGGAATACCTGTTTGGCATGGACCACAGCAAGACCAACCTGCTGGTGGTGATCCTGGTCATGGCCGGCGTGGCCACCGTGGCCGCGGTGTCGGGCGTGGAGAACGGCATCCGCCGCCTGTCCAACCTGAACATCCTGCTGTTCAGCGGCCTGTTGATCTTCGTGCTGCTGGCCGGCAATACCCTGCACCTGCTAAACGGCTTCGTGCAGAACGTCGGCGACTACCTCAACGGTGTCGTGCTGAAGACCTTCGACCTCTATGTCTATGAAGGCGACAACGACAAGTCCGAGCGCTGGCTGGGCCTGTGGACCGTGTTCTACTGGGCCTGGTGGATCTCCTGGGGCCCGTTCGTCGGCATGTTCATCGCCCGTATCTCCAAGGGCCGGACCGTGCGCCAGCTGGTCAGCGGCGTGCTGCTGATCCCGTTGGGCTTCACCTTGGCGTGGCTGTCGATCTTCGGCAACACTGCGCTGGACCTGGTGATCAACCAGGGCGCCGTGGAGCTGGGCAAGACCGCGCTGGAACAGCCGTCGATGTCGATCTACCAGCTGCTCGAGTACTTCCCAGCGGCGAAGATCGTCATCGGTGTGGCGGTGTTCGTCGGCTTCGTGCTGTTCCTCACTCCGGCCGACTCCGGCGCGGTGATGATGGCCAACCTGTCGTGCAAAGGTGGCAAGGTCGACGAAGACGCCCCACACTGGATGGTGGTGTTCTGGTCGGTGGTGATCACCCTGGTGACCATCGGCCTGCTGTTCGCCGGTAACTTCGAAGCCATGCAGACCATGGTGGTACTGGCCGGCCTGCCGTTCTCGGTGGTTCTGGTACTGTTCATGTTCGGCCTGATGAAGGCCATGAAGCAGGACGTTGCGGTCGAGAGCGAGCGCGCCGAACTGGCCGCCCGTGGCCGTCGCGGTTTCAGCGAGCGCCTCAGTCAGCTGGACCTGCAGCCGACTCAGGCCGTGGTGCAGCGGTTCATGGACAAGCAGGTCAGTCCAGCGCTGAAAGAGGCCGCCGAGCAGCTGCGTACCCTGGGCTTCGAGGTCGAGACCCGGGTAGGTCAGTCGCGCAACATGATGGGCCTGCGAGTGATGATGGAAGAGGGTAATCCCTTCGTCTACGAAGCTAGCCTGGATGGCTACCTGGCCGCGCCGAGCGAGGCGCCGGTCGAAGGGGAGCCGGAAGTGCAGCAGCGCTTCTACCGCGCCGAGGTCTACCTGCACGACGGCAGCCAGGAGTACGACCTGATGGGCTTCACCCGTGAGCAGATCGTGCGTGACGTGCTGGATCAGTTCGAAAGCCACCGCCAGCTGTTGGGGCGTGTGTACAGCTAA
- a CDS encoding serine protease, with amino-acid sequence MPILPLHWPAVLMAGLSLQALASQPVIPSSTPETLNNAQGENARWSGIGRLSLPDSTQCIGTLVDSRDPSTPSSGPAYVITSGHCVDQRNGTIVQDKALEGSISFNYFVDTAAKRKTFPFKRIVWSSMQGSDLALIELDARLQQVMAEGIQPLRLGPSPATGSHVQVIGEPSRPDQGLRLSSCTEQAVEVVIEYPWVWRNTRSNDCPGMHEGASGSPVIDSSNGQVVSVVNSGRQNRSDSLPCSLHNPCADHQDDQLGNGPVNFAMPVERVKACFRAGQVDLEQQNCDLLPGFELKQDKPGSRWRRLATNDDGTTLSPTWGVGFTIDTRYYRYKPTQDARACEDPVNYSGAVLSGSNRIDDPIGTAPGRYFLCVIGVGSQQQRPSHALMNNAWSLPIEVLPAQVSQVSYSSERTTDGHVRIQWQHDQPNLKRYLIKFGPIEKLDCNLPMRYRPLMFDSHIILKSQLPLKLCGIAVDVDGKKSTPRSDILNALDD; translated from the coding sequence ATGCCCATACTCCCCCTCCATTGGCCTGCCGTGCTCATGGCCGGTCTTTCCCTCCAGGCGCTCGCCAGCCAGCCCGTTATCCCATCGTCCACACCCGAGACGCTCAATAACGCCCAAGGCGAGAATGCGCGCTGGAGCGGAATCGGGCGGCTGTCCTTGCCCGATAGCACGCAGTGCATCGGTACGCTTGTCGACAGCCGTGATCCTTCGACGCCGTCGAGCGGTCCGGCATATGTCATCACCAGCGGACACTGTGTCGACCAACGTAACGGCACTATCGTCCAGGACAAGGCACTGGAAGGCTCGATCAGCTTCAACTACTTCGTGGACACCGCTGCAAAGCGCAAGACCTTTCCATTCAAGCGCATTGTCTGGAGCAGCATGCAAGGTAGCGACCTGGCCCTGATCGAACTCGACGCCCGCCTGCAGCAGGTCATGGCCGAGGGCATCCAGCCTCTACGTCTCGGCCCAAGCCCGGCAACAGGCAGCCACGTGCAGGTGATCGGCGAACCCAGTCGTCCCGACCAAGGGCTACGCCTGAGTAGCTGCACGGAACAGGCTGTCGAGGTTGTCATCGAGTATCCCTGGGTATGGCGCAATACCCGGAGCAATGACTGCCCAGGCATGCACGAGGGTGCCTCGGGCAGCCCAGTGATCGACAGCAGCAATGGCCAGGTTGTCAGCGTAGTGAACAGTGGCCGCCAGAATAGATCAGACAGCCTACCGTGCAGCCTGCACAACCCCTGCGCTGACCATCAGGACGATCAGCTGGGTAATGGGCCCGTCAATTTCGCCATGCCGGTGGAGCGAGTGAAGGCATGCTTTCGCGCAGGACAGGTCGATCTGGAACAGCAAAACTGCGACCTGCTGCCCGGGTTCGAACTCAAGCAGGACAAGCCCGGAAGCCGTTGGCGCAGGCTAGCGACGAACGATGACGGGACTACGCTTTCCCCCACATGGGGCGTGGGCTTCACCATCGACACTCGCTACTACCGCTACAAGCCGACGCAGGATGCGCGGGCCTGTGAAGATCCTGTGAATTACAGTGGCGCAGTCCTATCAGGAAGCAATCGGATCGATGACCCGATCGGCACCGCACCAGGCAGGTACTTCCTATGCGTGATTGGCGTCGGGTCGCAACAGCAAAGGCCTTCACACGCATTGATGAACAACGCCTGGAGCCTGCCGATCGAAGTGCTTCCAGCGCAGGTGTCGCAGGTGAGTTACTCAAGCGAACGCACGACTGACGGGCATGTCAGGATCCAATGGCAGCACGACCAGCCCAATCTCAAACGCTACCTGATCAAGTTCGGCCCGATCGAGAAATTGGACTGCAATCTGCCAATGCGTTATCGACCACTGATGTTTGACAGCCACATCATTCTGAAATCACAACTGCCCCTCAAGTTGTGCGGCATTGCCGTTGATGTGGACGGCAAGAAATCGACACCACGCAGCGACATCCTGAACGCACTCGACGACTGA